Proteins encoded by one window of Teretinema zuelzerae:
- the trpB gene encoding tryptophan synthase subunit beta produces MADYMKLNPDEKGYFGEYGGSFIPPQLQAEMDKITDAYYSISKSHDFISELRSIRKHFQGRPTPTYFCRNLSNRTGGRIYLKREDLNHTGAHKLNHCMGEGLLAKYLGKKKVIAETGAGQHGVALATAAAYFGLECEIHMGEVDIAKEHPNVVRMKLLGATVVPVSHGLKTLKEAVDSAFEAYLKDPVNAIYCIGSVVGPHPFPMLVRDFQHVVGVEAREQFIEMTGELPDSVTACVGGGSNAMGIFSGFIEDQEVRLVGVEPSGRSLKIGDHAASLSYGKPGVLHGFRSYLLQDDKGEPLPVYSIASGLDYPGSGPEHCMLKDKGRVEYTVASDDECLDAFYTLSKVEGIIPALESSHAVAYAMKYAKENPRKSILVNLSGRGDKDIDFVVDNYGIR; encoded by the coding sequence ATGGCGGACTATATGAAACTCAATCCCGATGAAAAGGGGTATTTCGGCGAATACGGAGGATCCTTCATTCCTCCCCAGCTTCAGGCGGAAATGGACAAGATCACTGACGCGTACTACTCGATCAGCAAATCCCACGATTTCATCTCTGAGCTGAGAAGCATCCGCAAGCACTTTCAGGGCCGCCCTACTCCCACCTATTTTTGCCGCAATCTGTCCAACAGGACGGGAGGCCGCATCTACCTGAAACGGGAAGACCTGAACCACACCGGAGCGCATAAGCTCAACCACTGCATGGGAGAAGGACTGCTCGCCAAGTATCTGGGCAAAAAGAAGGTTATCGCCGAAACAGGCGCAGGCCAGCACGGAGTAGCCCTCGCGACTGCCGCGGCCTACTTCGGTCTTGAATGCGAAATCCACATGGGCGAGGTAGACATCGCGAAGGAACACCCGAACGTGGTCCGGATGAAGCTTCTGGGAGCCACGGTAGTTCCCGTATCCCACGGACTGAAAACCCTCAAGGAAGCGGTGGATTCGGCCTTCGAAGCATACCTTAAAGATCCGGTGAACGCGATCTACTGCATCGGTTCCGTGGTCGGACCGCACCCCTTCCCCATGCTCGTCAGGGACTTTCAGCATGTGGTGGGAGTCGAAGCCCGCGAACAGTTCATTGAAATGACCGGCGAACTTCCCGACTCGGTTACCGCCTGCGTCGGCGGCGGATCGAACGCGATGGGCATATTTTCCGGATTCATCGAGGATCAGGAAGTACGGCTGGTCGGAGTCGAACCTTCGGGGCGGTCGCTGAAAATCGGAGACCACGCGGCGAGCCTCAGCTACGGAAAGCCCGGAGTCCTTCACGGATTCAGGAGCTACCTTCTTCAGGACGACAAGGGCGAGCCCCTTCCGGTGTATTCCATCGCCAGCGGCCTCGATTATCCGGGCTCCGGACCGGAACATTGCATGCTGAAAGACAAAGGTCGAGTCGAATATACCGTCGCCAGCGACGACGAATGCCTGGACGCCTTCTACACCCTTTCGAAAGTGGAAGGAATCATTCCCGCCCTTGAAAGCTCCCACGCGGTGGCCTATGCGATGAAATACGCGAAAGAGAATCCCCGGAAATCCATCCTGGTCAATCTTTCGGGCCGCGGAGACAAGGACATCGATTTCGTCGTGGACAATTACGGAATACGCTGA
- a CDS encoding 6-phosphogluconolactonase produces MECIYGSNPEQVKNALIQDMAEKLKLNMPVLFLASGGSTAGLAADVCNGLAAGFPKDDSRLKWLLTVTLADERWGAAGHSESNWKLLLEKGLPVHRIGTVPLLKDDKDTGAAGMEAAVRAFEKLLGEAVERRERGELHIAGLFGIGEDGHTAGILPGSPASLCAEKNKQDGPWAAGYSSALFKRITITPAFLSHVDLALAWAGGASKMRALAAIHSSDSFEDVPAKYLQTARRSAVYTDQENR; encoded by the coding sequence ATGGAATGCATATACGGTTCGAACCCTGAACAGGTGAAAAACGCCCTGATTCAGGATATGGCTGAAAAGCTGAAACTAAACATGCCCGTGCTCTTCCTCGCCTCGGGGGGATCCACCGCCGGCCTTGCCGCCGACGTGTGCAACGGACTGGCCGCCGGCTTTCCCAAAGACGATTCGCGCCTGAAATGGCTTCTCACCGTGACGCTCGCCGATGAGCGATGGGGAGCCGCCGGACACAGCGAGTCGAACTGGAAGCTATTGCTGGAAAAAGGACTTCCCGTTCACCGAATCGGAACCGTTCCCCTGCTGAAGGACGACAAAGACACGGGAGCCGCCGGCATGGAGGCCGCGGTGCGCGCCTTCGAAAAACTCCTCGGAGAAGCGGTGGAGCGGCGGGAGCGCGGAGAACTGCATATAGCAGGACTGTTCGGCATAGGAGAAGACGGACACACGGCCGGCATTCTTCCAGGAAGCCCCGCTTCCCTCTGCGCCGAGAAAAACAAACAGGACGGCCCCTGGGCCGCCGGTTATTCGTCGGCCCTGTTTAAAAGAATCACCATAACCCCCGCCTTCCTCTCTCATGTAGATCTCGCCTTAGCCTGGGCAGGAGGCGCGTCCAAAATGAGGGCGCTTGCGGCAATCCATTCGTCCGATTCATTCGAAGACGTGCCCGCGAAATACCTGCAGACGGCCAGAAGAAGCGCCGTATATACCGACCAGGAGAACCGATGA
- the zwf gene encoding glucose-6-phosphate dehydrogenase has protein sequence MKKLKNTILVIFGITGDLSKRKLLPALYNLERAGLLPEGFRIVGVSRKGTEPRDIIRMLKQSEAGKQADCPDICEKLEKILSIVDMKLDEGDTYAGLSRELSRIEAEAGRPLNRLFYLAIPASLFPKVTERLAEADLNMHENGICESRYLIEKPFGADLASAKKLISDLNERFGEERIFRIDHYLAKETVQNILSFRFSNPLFNGAWNNRHISHIMVTASESIGIEGRTAFYEGMGAMRDLVQSHLLQLLALATMEKPKTMEAAEIHREKEKILAAIRPPEPERMKEETVRAQYRTYRKETGIADSLTETYAAVRLSIDTPEWKGVPMFIRTGKALKEKVTEITVVFTEGGAESLTSARADAAGAEIKRNYLTLRIQPNEGIAVDLDIKKPGLDEATQAVQLDFCYRDAPGFEQIDAYARVLYDGMRGDRTLFATGDEVLACWRITEPVLRAWDSPDFPLHFYDNGSAGPEAADELIQKTGIAWFTDSHQVCTPPKPSFR, from the coding sequence ATGAAAAAACTTAAAAACACGATTTTGGTCATATTCGGCATAACCGGAGACCTTTCGAAACGGAAGCTTCTCCCCGCCCTCTATAATCTTGAGCGGGCCGGACTGTTACCGGAAGGATTCAGAATAGTCGGGGTATCGCGGAAGGGCACCGAGCCTCGGGACATCATCCGCATGCTCAAGCAAAGCGAAGCAGGAAAACAGGCGGACTGCCCGGACATCTGCGAGAAGCTGGAAAAAATTCTCTCCATAGTCGACATGAAGCTCGACGAGGGAGACACCTACGCCGGTCTGTCGCGCGAGCTGTCCCGCATCGAAGCCGAAGCGGGACGGCCGCTCAACCGCCTGTTTTATCTCGCCATTCCCGCATCCCTGTTTCCGAAAGTGACCGAACGGCTGGCGGAAGCTGATCTGAACATGCACGAGAACGGAATCTGCGAAAGCAGATATTTGATAGAAAAACCCTTCGGAGCGGACCTCGCTTCCGCGAAAAAACTGATATCGGACCTGAACGAGCGATTCGGCGAGGAGCGGATATTCCGCATCGATCACTACCTTGCCAAAGAAACGGTTCAAAACATCCTGTCCTTCCGGTTTTCGAACCCGCTTTTCAACGGAGCGTGGAATAACCGGCACATCAGCCACATCATGGTGACCGCCTCAGAGTCCATCGGAATCGAGGGGCGGACAGCGTTTTACGAGGGAATGGGAGCCATGCGCGATCTGGTGCAAAGCCACCTGCTCCAGCTTCTGGCCCTCGCGACCATGGAAAAGCCCAAAACAATGGAAGCCGCCGAAATTCACCGGGAAAAGGAAAAAATCCTCGCCGCAATCCGGCCCCCGGAACCGGAACGCATGAAGGAAGAAACCGTGCGGGCTCAGTACCGAACCTATCGCAAGGAAACCGGAATAGCCGATTCGCTCACCGAAACCTACGCCGCGGTGAGGCTGTCAATCGATACGCCGGAATGGAAGGGCGTGCCGATGTTCATCCGAACCGGCAAGGCCTTGAAGGAAAAGGTAACGGAGATAACGGTCGTGTTCACGGAAGGCGGGGCAGAAAGCCTTACGAGTGCGCGGGCGGACGCAGCCGGGGCAGAGATCAAGCGCAATTACCTGACGCTGAGAATCCAGCCGAACGAGGGCATAGCCGTAGATCTTGACATCAAAAAACCCGGCCTCGACGAGGCTACGCAGGCGGTCCAGCTTGATTTCTGCTACCGCGACGCTCCGGGCTTCGAACAGATAGACGCGTACGCAAGGGTCCTGTACGACGGCATGCGCGGCGATCGGACGCTCTTTGCCACCGGGGATGAAGTGCTCGCCTGCTGGAGAATCACCGAGCCGGTATTGCGCGCCTGGGATTCGCCCGATTTTCCGCTGCATTTCTACGATAACGGAAGCGCCGGTCCCGAGGCGGCCGACGAGCTGATACAAAAGACCGGCATCGCGTGGTTCACCGATTCGCATCAGGTATGCACGCCCCCGAAACCGTCTTTCCGTTGA
- a CDS encoding LemA family protein: MSKGTKTLLAVVAGIAVLVFAGVSFYSGNYNRMVALDEAVSSQWGQVENAYQRRFDLIPNLVATVKGYAAHESGVFTAIAEARSKAGGVMNISDEVLQDPEAFERFQQAQGELGSALQRLLVITENYPDLKANENFLGLQNQLEGTENRIAVERKRFNDMVQQYNSFIRQFPRAIIANMAGFRVKSYFKAVESANQAPEVEF; encoded by the coding sequence ATGAGCAAGGGAACAAAAACGCTTTTAGCCGTAGTGGCGGGCATCGCTGTGCTGGTTTTCGCCGGCGTGTCGTTTTATTCGGGAAATTATAACCGCATGGTCGCTCTGGACGAAGCCGTTTCAAGCCAATGGGGACAGGTGGAAAACGCCTATCAGCGCCGCTTCGACCTCATTCCGAATCTGGTCGCGACCGTTAAAGGCTACGCGGCCCATGAATCCGGCGTATTCACCGCGATCGCGGAAGCCCGCTCCAAGGCCGGCGGCGTGATGAACATATCGGACGAGGTTCTGCAGGACCCGGAAGCCTTCGAACGCTTCCAGCAAGCCCAGGGCGAACTGGGAAGCGCTCTCCAGAGGCTCCTCGTCATAACCGAAAACTACCCCGACCTGAAGGCGAACGAAAATTTCCTCGGCCTCCAGAACCAGCTCGAAGGGACGGAAAACCGCATCGCCGTAGAACGAAAACGCTTCAACGACATGGTGCAGCAGTACAACTCCTTCATCCGCCAGTTCCCGCGCGCGATCATCGCGAACATGGCCGGCTTCCGGGTCAAATCCTACTTCAAGGCGGTTGAATCCGCCAATCAGGCTCCGGAGGTGGAGTTTTGA
- a CDS encoding TPM domain-containing protein has translation MTAEHTSKESERNRNRILSELKMNESDLKTVEQIIEAEERKTDGEIAVAVIPESSDYAAFELLFAVVLGAAVFAALMLFHQKIEDALSAAFWLPSRALTTGVMGLASFGSIALFFQLLNRPAIDRIIVPSAVRNTAVRRRAVRRFVEGGVYATERRTGILLFLSLAERRIEIVADTGIAEQIEQSEWDAIAAGIAEGARRGKTAEALSEAVTRCGTLLASRFPPKQHNPNELADRVVLLEAGS, from the coding sequence TTGACGGCGGAACACACGTCCAAAGAGTCGGAGAGAAACCGAAATAGAATTCTTTCCGAGCTGAAAATGAACGAATCCGATCTGAAAACCGTAGAGCAAATCATAGAAGCCGAAGAGCGAAAGACCGACGGCGAAATAGCGGTAGCGGTGATTCCTGAAAGCTCCGATTACGCAGCTTTCGAGCTCCTCTTTGCAGTCGTCCTCGGCGCGGCGGTTTTCGCCGCGCTCATGCTGTTTCACCAAAAAATAGAGGACGCGCTTTCGGCGGCGTTCTGGCTGCCCTCGCGGGCGCTGACGACGGGCGTCATGGGACTTGCAAGCTTCGGATCCATAGCCCTCTTCTTCCAGCTGCTGAACCGCCCCGCGATAGACCGGATCATCGTGCCTTCCGCGGTCCGCAATACGGCCGTCAGAAGACGGGCGGTTCGCCGCTTCGTAGAAGGCGGCGTATACGCCACCGAACGGAGAACCGGCATACTGCTGTTTCTTTCTCTAGCCGAGCGGAGAATAGAAATCGTCGCGGACACGGGAATCGCGGAACAGATCGAACAAAGCGAATGGGACGCGATCGCCGCGGGGATCGCCGAAGGCGCGCGACGGGGGAAAACCGCCGAAGCGCTCTCCGAAGCGGTTACCCGATGCGGAACCCTCCTTGCCTCTCGCTTTCCCCCGAAACAACACAATCCGAACGAACTCGCCGACAGAGTCGTTCTGCTGGAGGCCGGATCATGA
- a CDS encoding TPM domain-containing protein, with amino-acid sequence MTRANASLTTRFSAFLAVFAVAAFSLLGAEAKVPELKSAVQDLSGVLSAGERAGLEEFLTALDRDTGVQIAVLVVDSLEGEPIESFSMRVAEAWKLGEKDRDNGALLLVAVKDRALRIEVGYGLEENLTDMRSGAIIRNVIAPRFRAGEYGKGIQAGVLEMAVAAAGQEAVENLTGRKVEPAADDSGEEAGGSGFSGLLFLIIFFFIMTRGLGRRGRYRGRDSGGLFWALLLGNMLSNSGRGGRIGSGGSRGFGGGFGGGGGFSGGGGGFGGGGASGGW; translated from the coding sequence ATGACGCGCGCGAATGCTTCCCTTACAACGCGTTTCTCAGCCTTTTTGGCCGTTTTCGCGGTCGCCGCGTTCAGCCTGCTGGGCGCGGAAGCAAAGGTTCCCGAGTTGAAAAGCGCAGTCCAGGATCTGTCAGGGGTGCTCTCCGCGGGAGAACGGGCAGGATTGGAAGAATTCCTGACCGCTCTCGACCGGGACACCGGCGTTCAAATCGCGGTTCTCGTCGTCGATTCCCTTGAGGGAGAGCCGATAGAGTCGTTTTCCATGCGGGTTGCCGAAGCGTGGAAGCTCGGAGAAAAAGACAGGGACAACGGAGCCCTGCTTCTCGTCGCGGTGAAAGACCGCGCGCTCCGCATCGAAGTCGGGTACGGACTTGAAGAAAACCTCACCGACATGAGAAGCGGAGCCATCATACGCAACGTCATCGCCCCCCGTTTCCGCGCGGGAGAGTACGGAAAAGGCATTCAGGCGGGTGTGCTAGAAATGGCCGTCGCCGCGGCGGGGCAGGAAGCGGTGGAAAATCTGACCGGACGGAAGGTCGAGCCGGCGGCTGACGATTCAGGAGAAGAGGCCGGCGGAAGCGGATTTTCGGGGCTGCTCTTTCTTATTATTTTCTTTTTTATCATGACGCGCGGCCTCGGCAGGCGCGGACGCTACCGGGGAAGAGATTCGGGAGGCCTGTTTTGGGCCCTGCTCCTTGGAAACATGCTGTCAAACTCCGGCCGCGGCGGACGCATCGGCTCGGGCGGATCGCGGGGATTCGGCGGAGGATTCGGAGGCGGCGGCGGCTTCAGCGGAGGAGGCGGAGGGTTCGGCGGCGGCGGCGCCTCGGGCGGCTGGTAG
- a CDS encoding GNAT family N-acetyltransferase produces the protein MIAETKELEICWMRPEWLPQALDVYQWYVSNSTATFQISPATLKEMEQLLFFEDGRYRSFAAFSGGRFAGYGILTRYKAREAFNLTAEVTVYLDASFCGKGIGRKMVDIIEAHARDQGFHALIAQICGENTSSCALFERSGYLQCSLYREVGYKFDRWLDLVCYQKIL, from the coding sequence ATGATCGCTGAAACAAAAGAGCTTGAAATCTGCTGGATGCGGCCCGAATGGCTGCCGCAGGCCTTGGACGTATACCAATGGTATGTCTCGAATTCGACGGCGACCTTTCAAATCAGTCCCGCTACGTTGAAAGAGATGGAACAGCTGTTGTTTTTCGAAGACGGGCGGTATCGATCGTTCGCGGCGTTCTCGGGCGGCCGCTTCGCCGGCTACGGAATACTCACGCGCTATAAGGCCCGCGAAGCGTTCAACCTTACCGCCGAGGTAACCGTCTATCTCGATGCCTCTTTTTGCGGAAAGGGCATCGGAAGAAAAATGGTCGACATAATCGAGGCTCATGCCCGCGATCAGGGGTTTCATGCCCTGATTGCCCAGATCTGCGGAGAAAATACGTCAAGCTGCGCTCTGTTCGAGCGGTCAGGCTATCTCCAATGCTCCCTCTATCGGGAAGTGGGATATAAATTCGATAGATGGCTCGATCTGGTGTGCTACCAGAAAATCCTCTGA
- a CDS encoding pseudouridine synthase encodes MKNHFLRIDKLLSGNGFGSRRDIKRLLHSCSLTINGAVCADAATRVDPLSDRIEIDGEPVVLREFHYLMLNKPSGVITSTRDPDHATVMDLLSPPWSRMELFSVGRLDVDTEGLILLTDDGPLGHRLTSPKTGVDKTYYVRLRDQLDDDLFEQYRRTFETGVSFKDGYQCLPARLARAPGGNGEVLLTIQEGKYHQVKKMFKAVGNEVAFLKRVSMGPLTLDPLLESGQWRELAENEIVALKNASACNGESENDR; translated from the coding sequence ATGAAAAACCATTTTCTCCGCATCGATAAATTGCTTTCCGGGAACGGCTTCGGCTCGAGGCGCGACATAAAGCGCCTTCTTCATTCCTGTTCGCTGACCATTAACGGCGCGGTGTGCGCAGACGCGGCGACCCGCGTAGATCCCCTTTCAGACCGTATCGAGATAGACGGCGAACCGGTGGTTCTCCGGGAGTTTCATTACCTGATGCTGAACAAGCCCTCCGGCGTGATCACCTCGACGCGCGATCCCGACCACGCGACGGTGATGGACTTGCTCAGTCCCCCCTGGTCCAGGATGGAGCTCTTCTCCGTGGGACGGCTGGATGTAGATACTGAAGGCCTGATTTTGCTGACCGACGACGGCCCCCTGGGCCATCGTTTGACGTCTCCGAAAACCGGCGTCGACAAAACCTATTATGTGCGCCTCCGCGATCAGCTTGACGACGACCTGTTCGAACAGTACCGCCGGACCTTCGAAACCGGCGTGTCGTTCAAGGACGGGTACCAGTGCCTTCCCGCGCGGCTCGCCCGGGCGCCGGGAGGGAACGGGGAAGTCCTGCTCACGATTCAGGAAGGCAAATACCATCAGGTAAAGAAGATGTTCAAGGCGGTAGGGAACGAGGTAGCGTTTCTGAAGCGGGTATCCATGGGACCTTTGACCCTTGATCCGCTGCTTGAAAGCGGACAATGGCGCGAACTCGCAGAAAATGAAATCGTGGCGCTCAAAAACGCGTCCGCATGCAACGGAGAATCCGAAAATGATCGCTGA
- a CDS encoding sugar kinase — protein MSKTVAFGEIMLRLASPRHERLFQSPALEATFGGGEANVAVSLACLGREASYVTALPPGPLGDGAIGELRKYGVDVSRCKRLPGRMGVYFLENGSNQRASQVVYDREGSSLSLVGADSFDWDAIFQGAGWFHLTGITPAVSAGAAEASLAAVKAAKKAGVAVSIDLNYRKKLWKYGKTAPEVMRGLVSFADVLIANEEDIQLALGIELPEPSPQSTTQSSGLDVSKASLDKAYYRELVSLVKASFPNLEKVAVTLRESHSADRNGWSAVLSGSTGFYESRSYDITDIVDRVGGGDSFAAGLICVLSEDRQREAYALEFAAAASCLKHTIHGDFNLVSRTEVEALLSGDGSGRVKR, from the coding sequence ATGTCCAAAACAGTCGCCTTCGGCGAAATCATGCTCCGCCTCGCATCGCCCCGCCATGAACGCCTTTTCCAGTCTCCTGCCCTCGAGGCAACCTTCGGCGGAGGGGAAGCCAACGTCGCGGTTTCGCTCGCCTGCCTCGGCAGGGAAGCTTCCTATGTTACGGCTCTTCCGCCCGGCCCGCTGGGCGACGGCGCGATAGGCGAACTGCGTAAATACGGTGTCGACGTTTCCCGTTGCAAGCGGCTCCCCGGACGCATGGGCGTCTATTTCCTCGAAAACGGTTCGAACCAGCGCGCCTCCCAGGTCGTATACGACCGCGAAGGCAGCTCGCTTTCCCTCGTCGGCGCGGACAGCTTCGACTGGGACGCGATTTTTCAAGGCGCCGGCTGGTTCCATCTCACCGGCATCACTCCTGCCGTTTCAGCCGGCGCGGCGGAAGCTTCGCTTGCAGCCGTGAAAGCGGCGAAAAAAGCAGGCGTTGCGGTTTCCATCGATCTCAATTACCGGAAAAAGCTCTGGAAGTACGGTAAAACCGCGCCGGAGGTTATGCGCGGCCTCGTGTCCTTTGCCGATGTGCTCATCGCGAACGAAGAAGATATTCAGCTCGCCCTCGGGATCGAGCTTCCTGAGCCTTCGCCTCAATCGACGACGCAATCGAGCGGCCTCGACGTTTCCAAGGCATCCCTCGACAAAGCGTACTACCGGGAGTTGGTTTCGCTGGTGAAAGCCTCATTTCCGAATCTCGAGAAGGTCGCCGTCACGCTCCGGGAGTCGCATTCAGCCGACAGGAACGGCTGGTCGGCGGTTCTGTCCGGATCGACGGGTTTTTACGAATCCCGCTCCTACGACATTACCGATATCGTCGATCGCGTGGGCGGCGGCGATTCCTTCGCGGCCGGACTTATCTGCGTTTTGTCGGAAGACAGACAGCGTGAAGCGTACGCCCTGGAATTCGCTGCGGCCGCCTCCTGTCTCAAGCATACGATTCACGGGGACTTCAATCTGGTTTCCCGGACCGAAGTCGAAGCCCTTCTCTCCGGAGACGGCTCCGGCCGGGTAAAACGGTAA
- the eda gene encoding bifunctional 4-hydroxy-2-oxoglutarate aldolase/2-dehydro-3-deoxy-phosphogluconate aldolase, whose protein sequence is MDSTLEKIAASGLIPVVKIDDPEQAVPLARALAKGGLRCIEITFRTTAAAAAIEAIRREVPEMLVGAGTVINTELARIASDAGASFIVAPGFNPAVVEWCLEREIPVIPGVSGTAGIEQALEMGIKTLKFFPAEVSGGTAMLDALAGPYPQLTFIPTGGIDLANMPSYLAKKNVLAVGGSWLSPKNLLESGGWDAIEALAREAVAAVHGFELAHIGINQDNPEAASATANLFSSFGFSPKEGNSSIFCGTSIEVMKQPFRGEMGHIAFRCRSIERALAYLETKGFTGVQETAKSDNGTLSVIYLDPEIGGFAVHLLRSR, encoded by the coding sequence ATGGATTCTACATTGGAAAAGATAGCTGCGTCAGGTTTGATTCCCGTCGTAAAAATAGATGATCCCGAACAGGCAGTTCCGCTCGCCCGCGCTCTCGCGAAGGGCGGACTGCGCTGCATAGAAATAACGTTCCGGACGACGGCCGCCGCCGCCGCGATCGAAGCGATTCGCCGCGAAGTTCCGGAAATGCTCGTTGGAGCCGGAACCGTTATCAATACGGAGCTTGCCCGCATAGCCTCCGATGCCGGAGCTTCCTTCATCGTCGCGCCGGGATTTAATCCTGCGGTCGTCGAGTGGTGCCTGGAACGCGAAATCCCGGTGATTCCGGGGGTGAGCGGTACGGCGGGAATAGAACAGGCGCTCGAGATGGGAATCAAGACGCTCAAGTTCTTCCCTGCCGAGGTTTCAGGGGGAACGGCAATGCTCGACGCCCTCGCAGGCCCCTACCCCCAGCTGACCTTCATCCCTACCGGCGGAATAGACCTTGCGAACATGCCTTCCTACCTTGCGAAGAAGAACGTTCTCGCGGTAGGCGGAAGCTGGCTATCTCCGAAGAACCTCCTCGAATCGGGCGGCTGGGACGCGATCGAAGCGCTCGCCCGCGAAGCGGTTGCGGCGGTCCACGGCTTCGAGCTAGCCCACATCGGGATCAACCAGGACAATCCGGAGGCGGCATCCGCGACGGCGAATCTGTTTTCATCGTTCGGCTTCTCTCCGAAGGAGGGAAACTCGTCCATTTTCTGCGGAACCTCGATAGAAGTGATGAAACAACCCTTCAGGGGTGAAATGGGGCACATCGCGTTCCGCTGCAGAAGCATCGAACGTGCACTCGCATACCTCGAAACAAAAGGTTTCACGGGGGTTCAGGAAACGGCGAAATCAGATAACGGAACCCTCTCGGTCATCTACCTGGACCCTGAAATCGGAGGCTTTGCGGTTCATCTGCTGCGTTCGCGGTGA